The sequence below is a genomic window from Streptomyces sp. B21-105.
GGATCGAACGACGGCACGCCCTCCTGGGTCTCGGCCTCGATCGCCTCCGCCTCGGGCAGGAAGGGCGCGAGCTCCGGGAGCTCGTCCAGACCGCGCAGGCCCATCCGCTCCAGAAAGTAGTTCGTCGTCACGTACAGGATCGCACCTGTTTCGGGTTCCGCGCCCGCCTCCTCCACCAGACCGCGCTGGAGCAGGGTGCGCATCACGCCGTCGCAGTTCACTCCGCGCACCGCGGAGACCCTGCTGCGGCTGACCGGCTGGCGGTAGGCGACGACCGCCAGAGTCTCCAGCGCCGCCTGGGTGAGCCGGGCCTGCTGGCCGTCCAGGACGAACCCCTCGACGGCCGCCGCGAACTCGGGCCGCGTGTAGAACCGCCAGCCGCCCGCGACGAGCCTCAGCTCGAAACCGCGCCCCTGCACGGTGTACTCGTCGGCCAGCTCGCGCAGCGCGTCCGCGACGCTGCGCCGGGGCCGCTGGAGGATCTTCGCGAGATGCTCCTCGGTCGCGGGCTCGTCGACGACCATCAGGACGGCCTCGAGGGCCGGCTTGAGGTCGAGCGCGGCGACGCTCTCCTTGCTCACGGTCTCCTCGCTCACGTCTTCGTCTCCTTCCCTGGCTCCTCGGGAGGCCGGTCGAACTCGTCGGTGACCCTGGGCTGCGCGTTCCCGTCCCCGCCGGTCCAGCGCACCAGCAGCTCACCGAGCGCGGTCTCCTGGTCGAGGGCGACGGCCTTCTCCCGGTACAGCTCCAGCAGCGCGAGAAAGCGGGCGACGACGGTGAGGGTGTCGTCGGTGTCCGCCACCAGCGCCCGGAAACTCGCCTCGCCGAGCTCACGCAGCCGTGCGACGACGATCCCGGCCTGCTCCTGCACGCTCACCAACGGCGCGTGGATGTGGTCGACGTACACCTGCGGCTTCGCCCTCGGCTGCATCGCCTTGACCGCGAGTCCGGCGAACCCTTCCGCGCCTATGCTGATCACCACCTCGGGCAGCAGCTCGGCGTGATGCGGTTCCAGCCCGACGGTACGGGGGTAGCGGCGGCCCTCGCTCTCCAGCCGGTGCGTGAAGATGTCGGCGATCTGCTTGTAGGCGCGGTACTGCAGGAGGCGGGCGAAGAGCAGGTCCCGGGCCTCCAGCAGCGCCAGGTCGGCCTCGTCCTCGACCTCGGCTGCGGGCAGCAGCCGCGCCGCCTTCAGATCGAGCAGCGTGGCGGCGACGACCAGGAACTCGGTCGTCTGGTCCAGGTCCCAGTCGGGCCCCATCGCCCTGATGTGCGCCATGAACTCATCGGTCACCTTCGACAGCGCGACCTCGGTGACGTCCAGCTTGTGCTTGGAGATCAGCTGGAGCAGCAGATCGAAGGGCCCTTCGAAGTTGGCGAGCCGCACCTTGAAGACGCCGTCGGACGGCCCCTCCGCCGCGGACGCGGCACCCCCGACGACAGCGCCTCCCGGCGGAGCGGCGGCTTCGAGGGCAACCGGTTCCCTGCCGGTTTCGCGATCGAGCCCGGCCGCATCAAAGGCAACCGCTTCCGGGTCTGTTTCCGGCTCCGGGGCGGCGGCGTCTGCGGCAAGCGGTTCCCGGACCGCTTCCGGAGCCGGGACGACTGCATCGCGGGCAACCGCTTCCGAACCCGTTTCCGACTCCGGGGCGGCGGCGTCTGCGGCAAGCGGTTCCCGGCCCGTTTCCGACTCCGCGTCGGCGGTCGCCCGGGCAATCGCTTCCGAACGCGTTTCCAGTTCTGGAGCGGCGGCGTCTGCGGCAACCGCTTCCGGGGC
It includes:
- the scpB gene encoding SMC-Scp complex subunit ScpB, with amino-acid sequence MVVDEPATEEHLAKILQRPRRSVADALRELADEYTVQGRGFELRLVAGGWRFYTRPEFAAAVEGFVLDGQQARLTQAALETLAVVAYRQPVSRSRVSAVRGVNCDGVMRTLLQRGLVEEAGAEPETGAILYVTTNYFLERMGLRGLDELPELAPFLPEAEAIEAETQEGVPSFDPDAPDSEDADDKTEI
- a CDS encoding segregation and condensation protein A, with protein sequence MARATADAESETGREPLAADAAAPESETGSEAVARDAVVPAPEAVREPLAADAAAPEPETDPEAVAFDAAGLDRETGREPVALEAAAPPGGAVVGGAASAAEGPSDGVFKVRLANFEGPFDLLLQLISKHKLDVTEVALSKVTDEFMAHIRAMGPDWDLDQTTEFLVVAATLLDLKAARLLPAAEVEDEADLALLEARDLLFARLLQYRAYKQIADIFTHRLESEGRRYPRTVGLEPHHAELLPEVVISIGAEGFAGLAVKAMQPRAKPQVYVDHIHAPLVSVQEQAGIVVARLRELGEASFRALVADTDDTLTVVARFLALLELYREKAVALDQETALGELLVRWTGGDGNAQPRVTDEFDRPPEEPGKETKT